The DNA window TGGGGGAGCAGTCGGACCATCAAGCCGTTGGCTTCGGTGAGCAGCGTCCCATCGGCGGCTGTCATAGTAGCGTCAATGAAAACCTTCCTGCCGTCGACGCCGGTGATGCGGCCGTGCGCCGTCAACGGCTCGTCGATCGGGGTGACGCTGCGGTAGTCCACGTGCAGATATCCGGTGCGGGTGGGGGGAATTTCCGCGGTGGAGACCACCATCCCGAACAGCCAGTCGTAGAACAGGGGGATCATGCCGCCGTGCACGGCGTTGTTCCCGCCCACGTGGGCCCGGGTGAAATGCCCGGTCATCGTGACACCGTCGGGTCCGGAGTCCCCGACGTTCCACGGCGGCAGCAGGGGATGGCCCAACCCGGGCAACTCGACGACCCGCCCGGCCGGTGCCCGGCCTTCCGGCACCTGGTGGCCATCCAGCAGTGCGCAGGCCCGCTCGACATGCTCAGCCAGGGCGGCCCACGTGGCGGGGTCCGGGTCGGTGCAGACCGTGAGGTCCTGCAGGCGGCGCATCGCGGCGACGAACCGGCCCAGATCGGGCGGCGCGTCGTCGGCGGGCGTAATCTCCGGGAATCCGCCCCGGGCGTGAGAATCCGTGTCGGTCATGGCCGTGTCCACGCCCGCAGCAGGTCGTCGGTGGTGGTGATCGTCGCCAGCAGCGACAGCGTGTTGGCGATGACCGCGTCGCCGTACTTGGCGGGTATGCCGGCCACGGCGTCCCGCGGCACAACGACGCGGTAGGCCGCGTTGACGGCGTCCATCACGACGTTGGGGATCGCGATGTTGAGCGAGACGCCGACCACGACGATCGTCGACACCCCGAGGTTGCGCAGCACCGCGTCCAGGTCGGTGCCGCCCATCGGCCCGACGCCGTGCCACCGGCTCAGCACCAGATCCGTTGGTTCGGGCCCCAATTCGGGCAGCAAGGCCGCCCCGGGGGAGCCGGGAGTGATGTCGACTTCCTCGTGACCGGCACCGCGACCGATCGCGAAGATCTTGGCGTTGTGGTTGGACCCGAGCCCGTCGGGTCGCCGCTGCACCAGGCAGTGCACGACGTGCACCCCGGCCGCTCGCGCGGCCGGCAGCAGCCGCACGATGTTGGGCAGGGCAACCCGGCGCGCCTCCTCGGCGAGCAGCGCCAGGCCGGCGTCCGGGCCGACGACCGCGCCCTGGCATTCCTGGGTCACGATCGCGGTGTGCTGCGGCGCCGCCAGTTCTCGCAGCGCGGTCATGCGGGCACTTCGTAGAACTGGGTGGCCCATTTACGCAGCGCCATATAGCCTTTCGCGTCCACCTTGGACAGTGGCGGATTTTCCACGTACCTCTGGTAGCGCCAGATCTGCAGATCGTCGAAGACCGTGGACAGGAACTGCTCCTCGATCAGTTCGCGTAACCTGCCCTCCGGCACGTCGGCGGTGTCGCCGGGGATCCGCGGCCACCAGATCGAGTAGAACAGGTCCGAACACCCGTCGTCGACCGGTGTGCAGGTGAAGATCAGCCGATGGTTCTGCGCGCCCTCGAACACGCTGATCGCCCCGCCGAGCCCGAACAGGTGGCTGTGGAACCGCAGCGCGAGGTCCTCGGGGTCGTCGCTGCGCGCGTCCGGCCACCCGGCGACGAAATGCCATTCGTGGTCGACGATCCGCCAGTCCAGCACCCGCGGCGTCACCGTGGCGTGGTGCACGTATTCGAAATGGGCGCTATCGGGGGCGTTCTCCGCCACGATCTGCGGATGTACCGGTTCCCGCTCGGTGCGCCGCGAGAACTCCGGATAGGCCCGGTAATAGGCCGCCGGATCGGTCTCGAACTGCGGGAACTTCCGGAAGATGTCGGGCATCTCCCACTGCGGTTCCTTGCCGTCGGGCTGGTGCCAGACGAAGACGCAGTCGTACTGCTCCCGCACGGGGTACACCCGCAGCCGCAGCGCGCGGTTGGGCCGGTCCGGCTGGTGGGGGATGTGGCGGTTGGTGCCGTCCGGGCCCCAGCGCCAGCCGTGGAAGGGGCACTGGACGCAGTCGCCGACCACCGTGCCGCCGTGCCCGAGGTGCGCGCCCAGGTGTTTGCAGTGCGCTTCCAGGACGTGCAACTCGCCGGTCTGGTCGCGGTAGGCGACCAGGTCCTCGCCGAAGTAGTGCAGCGGCCGGACCTCGCCGACGGGGAACTCGGGGGACCAACCGACCATGAACCACCCGGTGACCTTCCAGGTGAAGGGGACTTCCACGCCGGGGCCTCCCGCGGTCGTTGCTACTAAATTCATTACAGTATAGATTTCAGCAGTCCGGCCCCGTGCACGGCAAGGAGCGAAATGTCGCAAGCGGCTGATCGGCACTTCGAAGCCCTCGTGATCGGTGCGGGGTTTTCCGGGCTATACATGCTGCATCGGCTGCGCGAGCTCGGTGTCTGCACGCGGGTGCTGGAGAGGGCCGAAAACGTCGGTGGCACCTGGCTGTTCAACCGTTACCCCGGGGCGCGGTGCGACATCGAGAGCATCGAGTATTCCTACAGCTTCTCCGAAGAGATTCAGCAGGACTGGGTCTGGACGGAGTCGATGCCGGCCCAGCCCGAGATCGAGGCCTACCTGAACTTCGTCGCCGACCGGCTCGATCTGCGCCGCGACATCCAGTTTCGCACCGAGGTCGTCGCGATGGCGTTCGACGAGGGCGCCGGCGTCTGGACGGTGCGGACCGCGGCCGGCGAGACCTTCCGGGCCCTGTACGTCATCGCCGCCACGGGCATCCTGTCGGTGCCGCTGGAACCGGACATCCCGGGAACGACCGCCTTCGCCGAGACATCCCTGTTCACCAGCCGCTGGCCCCGGGAGGGCTGCGCTCTGGCCGGGAAACGGGTCGGCGTCATCGGGACCGGGTCGACCGGCGTGCAGCTCATCGCCGTGGTCGCGCAGGAAGCCGCGCGGCTCTTCGTCTTCCAGCGCTCGCCGGCCTACACCCTGCCGTGGCGGGTGCGCCGATTCGAGCCCGGTGAGCTGGACGAGCTGAAGGCCCGCTACGACGAGATCCGGGCGGCCCAGCGCGCGCACCCGATCGGCGCTGCACGGCTGAGCGCGTTCTCGGTGCTGCTCGACATGCTCGGCAGGCCGCCGCTGAAATCGGCCCCGCGCGACGAGCAGCTGCGCGCCGTCGAGGAGGGCGGCGTCATGGGGGCGCTGAACTGGGGCGACGTGTTCTTCGACATCGACGCCAACCGGATGGCCGCCAAGCTGTACGGCGAGGCGGTGGCCCGGATCGTCGAGGACCCCGACACCGCCGCCGCGCTGGTGCCCGACCACCCGTTCGCCTGCAAGCGCCCGATCATCGACTACGGCTACTACGAGACGTTCAACCGCGACAACGTCACCCTGGTCGACCTGCGCAGAGAGCCGATCCGCGAGGTGACGGCGAGCGGCATCCGCACCGAGCGCGACGAGTACGCGCTGGACGCCATCGTCTACGCCACCGGCTTCGACGCGATGACGGGCGCGCTCAGCCGCATCGACGTGCGGGGCCGCGACGGGATGTCGCTCGCCGGCTTCTGGGCCGGGGAGGGACCATTGTGCTACCTCGGGTTGGCGGTCGCCGGCTTTCCCAACCTGTTCATGGTGCAGGGCCCGGGCAGTCCGAGTGCGACCACGAACTTCGTCGCCGCGATGGAACAGCACGTGGAGTGGATCGGTGACTGCATCGCGTACCTGCGTGCCAACGGGATCCGCACCATCGAGGCGCTGGCGTCCGCCCAGCGGGGATGGATCGAGCACGCCACCGCGCTGGTGGCCCCGACCGTGCTGGTCCACCCGAGCTGCAACTCCTGGTACAACGGCGGCAACGTGCCCGGCAAGAAGCGGATGTACATGGGCTACACCGGCGGAATCCCCGAATACCGGCGGCGCTGCGACGAGATCGCCGCGGCCGGGTACACCGGGTTCGAGCTGGCTTAGCTGGTTTAGGGTGAGCGTCATGTCCTGGGTGAGCAGGGTTCCCGACGTCGCGCGTGAGTTGGCGATGGTGCTGCCGCGGACGGTGACGGGCCTGCACGAATCGACCGCGTGGAACCCGGTGTCGCCGCGCGGTGTTCGCCAGTTCGGCGAGGTCATGCTGGACGAGTTTGCGCTGAGCGCTTTTTCACTGCTGGGCGGCACCCCGGTGGCCATGCGGCCGCTGACCGCGTGCACCGCCGCGGCCGCGGAACTGTCCGCGCTCGGCATCGACGGCGCGCACGCCGACCCGAAACCCTTGCGGCCGAACTCGACACAGCGACGCAGGGTGGCGGGCCTGGCGTTCGAGCGGATCACTTTCGAGCACGATCCGGCGCTGCCGGCGGCGCTGGAGGCCGACGGCCTGGGCGGCCCGGCCGCAGCGGTCGTGCACGTGTGCCGGCACCGCGACGGCCCGAGGCCATGGCTCGTCTGGGTGCACGGCGCCGGTCAGGGCGGCACCGAAGACCTGTTGCTGACCCGCGTCGGCCGCATCCATCGCGAGCTCGGGTTCAACGTCGCCCTGCCGGTGCAGCCCGGCCACGGGTGCCGGCGCCGCGAGTGGCCGTCGTACCCGGACATGGATCCGCTGGGCAATGTCGCGGGCATGATGCGGGCCGTGTCGGAGGTGCGCGCCGTCGTGCGATGGGCGCAGCCGCAGGCCACTGCCGTTGTCGTAGCGGGGATTTCGATGGGCAGCCCGGTGGCGGCGCTGGTCTCCCACCTCGAGCGGGAGGTCGACGCGGTCGCGCTGTACACCCCGATCCTCGGCCTGAACGCGATGATCGCCCGTCACCTGGGGCGCTGGGGGGCCTCCCGCGGCGGATTCCGCGAACTGCTGGGTTCGCCCGAGGTGGCGCAGCTGACCTCGGTGATCGACCCGCTCAGGACCGAGCCGGCGCCCCCGCCGCATCGCCGGCTCATCGTCGGGGCCTGGCACGACCGGATGGCAATGCGCGAGCCCGCCACCGCTCTGCAGCAGCGCTGGGGCGGGAAGTTGCACTGGTACGACGGCAGCCACGTCGGCCACGTCTTCTCGCGGCGGGTGCAGCGGGTCACCGAGGGATTCCTGCGCGAAGTGGCCGGCGAATCGGTGTCCGGGTGATGACGTCGCCGCGCACGGCCCGCGAAGTGGTCGAACTCTACAACCTCGTGGTCTGGAACGAACGCGACCTCGAATTGGCCGGGGAGCTGTTGGGCGAGAACGTCGTTCGCCACGAGGTCGGCCGGACGCACACGCTGACCCACGCCCAGGCGGTCCAGCGCGTCGCGGACATGTGGGCATCGGTCGATTCGTTGCGCTTCGACCTGAACCTCGTCGTCGACGACGGTCGGCATGTCGCGATCCTGTACGACACGGCCATCACCACCAAAGACGGCACGGAAACCACCATCGCGAGCATCGAGGTGTTCCGCGTCGTCGACGGCAGGATCACCGAGGTCTGGAACTGCGGCTACCAGCAAGGGGTTTGGACATGAGCACCGATCGCACGCTCGACGAATTGGGCTACTACCTGCTGGCCGGGGCCGGTGGTGAGGGGCCGGCCACTCTGATGGACGAGGCGCGCCGCGGCGAGGAGCTGGGCCTCGGGACCGCGTTCATCTCCGAGCGCTGGAACGTCAAGGAGGCGTCTTCGCTCGTAGGGGCCGCGTGCGCGGTGACTGGCCGCATGCAGATCGCCACCGCGGCAACCAATCACAACACCCGCCATCCGTTGATCATCG is part of the Mycobacterium sp. HUMS_12744610 genome and encodes:
- a CDS encoding PaaI family thioesterase, with amino-acid sequence MTDTDSHARGGFPEITPADDAPPDLGRFVAAMRRLQDLTVCTDPDPATWAALAEHVERACALLDGHQVPEGRAPAGRVVELPGLGHPLLPPWNVGDSGPDGVTMTGHFTRAHVGGNNAVHGGMIPLFYDWLFGMVVSTAEIPPTRTGYLHVDYRSVTPIDEPLTAHGRITGVDGRKVFIDATMTAADGTLLTEANGLMVRLLPHQP
- a CDS encoding cysteine hydrolase → MTALRELAAPQHTAIVTQECQGAVVGPDAGLALLAEEARRVALPNIVRLLPAARAAGVHVVHCLVQRRPDGLGSNHNAKIFAIGRGAGHEEVDITPGSPGAALLPELGPEPTDLVLSRWHGVGPMGGTDLDAVLRNLGVSTIVVVGVSLNIAIPNVVMDAVNAAYRVVVPRDAVAGIPAKYGDAVIANTLSLLATITTTDDLLRAWTRP
- a CDS encoding Rieske 2Fe-2S domain-containing protein, with translation MEVPFTWKVTGWFMVGWSPEFPVGEVRPLHYFGEDLVAYRDQTGELHVLEAHCKHLGAHLGHGGTVVGDCVQCPFHGWRWGPDGTNRHIPHQPDRPNRALRLRVYPVREQYDCVFVWHQPDGKEPQWEMPDIFRKFPQFETDPAAYYRAYPEFSRRTEREPVHPQIVAENAPDSAHFEYVHHATVTPRVLDWRIVDHEWHFVAGWPDARSDDPEDLALRFHSHLFGLGGAISVFEGAQNHRLIFTCTPVDDGCSDLFYSIWWPRIPGDTADVPEGRLRELIEEQFLSTVFDDLQIWRYQRYVENPPLSKVDAKGYMALRKWATQFYEVPA
- a CDS encoding flavin-containing monooxygenase, with product MSQAADRHFEALVIGAGFSGLYMLHRLRELGVCTRVLERAENVGGTWLFNRYPGARCDIESIEYSYSFSEEIQQDWVWTESMPAQPEIEAYLNFVADRLDLRRDIQFRTEVVAMAFDEGAGVWTVRTAAGETFRALYVIAATGILSVPLEPDIPGTTAFAETSLFTSRWPREGCALAGKRVGVIGTGSTGVQLIAVVAQEAARLFVFQRSPAYTLPWRVRRFEPGELDELKARYDEIRAAQRAHPIGAARLSAFSVLLDMLGRPPLKSAPRDEQLRAVEEGGVMGALNWGDVFFDIDANRMAAKLYGEAVARIVEDPDTAAALVPDHPFACKRPIIDYGYYETFNRDNVTLVDLRREPIREVTASGIRTERDEYALDAIVYATGFDAMTGALSRIDVRGRDGMSLAGFWAGEGPLCYLGLAVAGFPNLFMVQGPGSPSATTNFVAAMEQHVEWIGDCIAYLRANGIRTIEALASAQRGWIEHATALVAPTVLVHPSCNSWYNGGNVPGKKRMYMGYTGGIPEYRRRCDEIAAAGYTGFELA
- a CDS encoding PHB depolymerase family esterase yields the protein MSWVSRVPDVARELAMVLPRTVTGLHESTAWNPVSPRGVRQFGEVMLDEFALSAFSLLGGTPVAMRPLTACTAAAAELSALGIDGAHADPKPLRPNSTQRRRVAGLAFERITFEHDPALPAALEADGLGGPAAAVVHVCRHRDGPRPWLVWVHGAGQGGTEDLLLTRVGRIHRELGFNVALPVQPGHGCRRREWPSYPDMDPLGNVAGMMRAVSEVRAVVRWAQPQATAVVVAGISMGSPVAALVSHLEREVDAVALYTPILGLNAMIARHLGRWGASRGGFRELLGSPEVAQLTSVIDPLRTEPAPPPHRRLIVGAWHDRMAMREPATALQQRWGGKLHWYDGSHVGHVFSRRVQRVTEGFLREVAGESVSG
- a CDS encoding nuclear transport factor 2 family protein, with translation MTSPRTAREVVELYNLVVWNERDLELAGELLGENVVRHEVGRTHTLTHAQAVQRVADMWASVDSLRFDLNLVVDDGRHVAILYDTAITTKDGTETTIASIEVFRVVDGRITEVWNCGYQQGVWT